A DNA window from Hydra vulgaris chromosome 13, alternate assembly HydraT2T_AEP contains the following coding sequences:
- the LOC136089680 gene encoding uncharacterized protein LOC136089680: MRAKIKEKDRYAALVLKEEGYSIRQIAEKLGRSHSCIINIIQRYKKTRSINDRHRTGRNKISNDRDVRSLVRLMKENRQASSTDLSTKWTLSNGLKASPRTVQRVLHSLNYLWRAAAKKTTLK, from the coding sequence atgcGTGCAAAGATCAAAGAAAAAGACAGATACGCGGCTCTTGTATTAAAAGAAGAAGGCTATAGCATCAGACAAATAGCAGAAAAGCTCGGAAGGTCTCACTCTTGCATTATTAACATAATTCAACGATACAAAAAGACCCGGTCAATTAATGATCGTCATAGGACTGGAcgcaataaaatttcaaatgaccGTGATGTTCGCTCGTTAGTGAgattaatgaaagaaaacagACAAGCATCATCTACAGACTTGTCTACGAAATGGACACTGTCGAATGGTCTGAAAGCAAGCCCGAGAACTGTGCAAAGGGTCCTCCacagtttaaattatttatggcGTGCTGCTGCAAAAAAAACCacgcttaaataa